One genomic segment of Micromonospora sp. WMMC415 includes these proteins:
- a CDS encoding FAD-binding oxidoreductase, with amino-acid sequence MYAVRDHDQAVARLRRSYAAVPPDQPVRLAKRTSNLFRPRNAPRAPGLDVSGLGGVLRVDPAARTADVQGMCTYEDLVDATLPHGLMPLVVPQLRTITLGGAVTGLGIESTSFRNGLPHESVIELDVLTGAGEIVTARPEGEHADLFTAFPNSLGSLGYATRLRIELQPVGRRVALRNVRFTRLEELTDAIGEVSATRSWAGETVDAMDGVMFSPGEAYLVLATFTDEAGPVSDYTGQDIYYRSVRRRTRDALTAYHYLWRWDTDWFWCSAAFGVQHPVVRRVWPARWRRSDVYHRLVRLEHRHQVAARIDRWRGQPARERVVQDVEIPLDGTADFLRWFDKAVGMTPVWLCPLRLREPSGPGSARAWPLYPLRPGQDYVNIGFWGSVPILPGAADGDVNRAIEREVSELGGHKSLYSDAYYDREVFDRLYGGDTWRAVKDRYDPDHRLTGLYEKAVARQ; translated from the coding sequence ATGTACGCCGTGCGTGATCATGACCAGGCGGTGGCCCGGCTCCGGCGGTCGTACGCGGCGGTGCCGCCCGACCAGCCGGTCCGCCTCGCCAAACGCACCTCCAACCTGTTCCGCCCCCGCAACGCCCCCCGGGCACCCGGCCTGGACGTGAGCGGCCTCGGCGGGGTCCTGCGCGTCGACCCGGCGGCCCGCACCGCCGACGTACAGGGCATGTGCACGTACGAGGACCTCGTCGACGCCACCCTGCCGCACGGCCTGATGCCGCTGGTGGTGCCGCAGCTGCGCACGATCACGCTGGGCGGGGCGGTGACCGGCCTCGGCATCGAGTCGACCTCGTTCCGCAACGGCCTGCCGCACGAGTCGGTGATCGAGCTGGACGTGCTCACCGGGGCGGGCGAGATCGTCACCGCCCGCCCGGAGGGGGAGCACGCCGACCTGTTCACCGCGTTCCCCAACTCGCTGGGCAGCCTCGGGTACGCGACCCGGCTGCGTATCGAGCTGCAACCGGTCGGCCGGCGCGTGGCCCTGCGCAACGTCCGGTTCACGCGGCTGGAGGAGCTGACCGACGCGATCGGGGAGGTGAGCGCCACCCGGTCGTGGGCCGGCGAGACGGTGGACGCGATGGACGGGGTGATGTTCAGCCCCGGCGAGGCGTACCTGGTGCTCGCCACGTTCACCGACGAGGCCGGGCCGGTCAGCGACTACACGGGCCAGGACATCTACTACCGGTCGGTGCGCCGGCGGACCCGCGACGCGCTGACCGCGTACCACTACCTGTGGCGCTGGGACACCGACTGGTTCTGGTGCTCGGCGGCGTTCGGGGTGCAGCACCCCGTGGTACGGCGGGTCTGGCCGGCGCGCTGGCGGCGCAGCGACGTGTACCACCGGCTGGTCCGGCTGGAACACCGGCACCAGGTGGCCGCGCGCATCGACCGGTGGCGCGGCCAACCGGCGCGGGAGCGGGTCGTGCAGGACGTGGAGATCCCGTTGGACGGCACGGCCGACTTCCTGCGCTGGTTCGACAAGGCCGTGGGGATGACCCCGGTCTGGCTCTGCCCGTTGCGGCTGCGGGAGCCGTCCGGCCCGGGGTCGGCGCGGGCCTGGCCGCTGTATCCGCTTCGGCCGGGGCAGGACTACGTGAACATCGGTTTCTGGGGGAGCGTGCCGATCCTCCCGGGCGCCGCCGACGGCGACGTGAACCGGGCGATCGAACGCGAGGTGTCGGAGCTCGGCGGGCACAAGTCGCTGTACTCCGACGCGTACTACGACCGGGAGGTGTTCGACCGGCTCTACGGCGGCGACACCTGGCGTGCGGTCAAGGACCGCTACGACCCGGACCACCGGCTCACCGGACTGTACGAGAAGGCGGTAGCACGACAATGA
- a CDS encoding MFS transporter codes for MHPAWTVAAVAFVALVGAAGFRATPSVLLHPLHAEFRWPLATISAAVSVNLLLYGLTAPFAAALMDRFGIRRVVAVALLLVAAGSGLTVFMTASWQLVLCWGVLVGLGTGSMALAFVATVTGRWFVHRRGLVTGVLTAGGAAGQLVFLPLMAVLVAEHGWRVAALVVAAAALAVVPLVVWLLREHPADVGLPAYGAAEVVPPSPPAGGAAARAVSVLAQAARTRPFWLLAGGFAICGATTNGLVGTHFVPAAHDHGMPQTTAAGLLALVGLFDIAGTIASGWLTDRVDGRVLLGVYYALRGGSLLVLPGLFAATAEPSMLVFVIFYGLDWVATVPPTVALCREYFGDSGAVVFGWVFAAHQVGAAIAATGAGLVRDQLGSYALAWYVAGALSIGAAVLSLLLRRWRVAPPVPAVTAAPRAWSYRG; via the coding sequence CTGCACCCCGCCTGGACGGTCGCCGCCGTCGCCTTCGTCGCGCTGGTCGGCGCCGCCGGGTTCCGCGCCACCCCGTCGGTGCTGCTGCACCCGCTGCACGCCGAGTTCCGCTGGCCACTGGCCACGATCTCGGCGGCTGTCTCGGTCAACCTGCTCCTCTACGGGCTCACCGCGCCGTTCGCCGCCGCGCTGATGGACCGGTTCGGTATCCGGCGGGTGGTGGCCGTGGCGCTGCTGCTGGTGGCCGCCGGCAGCGGGCTGACAGTGTTCATGACCGCGAGTTGGCAGCTCGTCCTCTGCTGGGGCGTACTGGTCGGGCTGGGCACCGGCTCGATGGCGCTGGCGTTCGTGGCGACCGTCACCGGCCGCTGGTTCGTCCACCGCCGTGGGCTGGTCACCGGTGTGCTCACCGCCGGTGGGGCCGCCGGTCAGCTGGTCTTCCTGCCCCTGATGGCGGTGCTAGTCGCCGAACACGGCTGGCGGGTGGCGGCACTCGTCGTGGCCGCGGCGGCGCTGGCGGTCGTACCCCTGGTGGTGTGGCTGCTGCGCGAGCACCCGGCGGACGTCGGGCTGCCCGCGTACGGCGCGGCCGAGGTCGTACCCCCGTCGCCGCCGGCCGGCGGGGCGGCGGCGCGCGCGGTCTCGGTGCTCGCCCAGGCGGCGCGGACCCGGCCGTTCTGGCTGCTCGCCGGCGGGTTCGCGATCTGCGGCGCGACCACCAACGGGCTGGTCGGCACGCACTTCGTGCCGGCGGCGCACGACCACGGCATGCCGCAGACCACGGCCGCCGGGCTGCTTGCCCTGGTCGGCCTCTTCGACATCGCCGGCACGATCGCCTCGGGCTGGCTGACCGACCGGGTCGACGGCCGGGTGCTGCTCGGCGTCTACTACGCGCTGCGCGGCGGCTCGCTGCTGGTGCTGCCGGGGCTCTTCGCCGCCACCGCCGAACCGAGCATGCTGGTGTTCGTCATCTTCTACGGGCTGGACTGGGTCGCCACGGTCCCGCCCACGGTGGCGCTGTGCCGGGAGTACTTCGGCGACTCCGGCGCGGTGGTCTTCGGCTGGGTGTTCGCCGCGCACCAGGTCGGTGCGGCGATCGCCGCCACCGGGGCGGGCCTGGTCCGCGACCAGCTCGGGAGCTACGCCCTGGCCTGGTACGTCGCCGGGGCGTTGTCGATCGGCGCGGCGGTGCTGTCACTGCTGCTGCGCCGCTGGCGGGTGGCGCCGCCGGTGCCGGCCGTCACGGCGGCGCCACGGGCCTGGAGCTACCGGGGCTAG
- a CDS encoding RICIN domain-containing protein: protein MSVPAERPDPSGTVYGRRAPRRGLPRDPLLRVAVVVGVVGVLLGAFFATGVLGGGADAPVVPAAAGTPSTAEATAPASEPAPTTPAAPPPTPSATPSVAPVPLTGPKVFRGVAANRCLGLDGGGEKAVAQLADCTGGPEQRWVANPVGADLVTLTNAATGMCLDVEGASGDDGAKLQQYGCHGQANQQWRLVPVGGGRVLLAALHSGRCAQADDAGTDAGTDIEQVTCTSAPEQQWRLG from the coding sequence ATGTCGGTCCCCGCTGAACGTCCCGACCCATCCGGCACGGTCTACGGCCGCCGCGCCCCCCGCCGCGGGCTGCCCCGCGATCCGCTGCTGCGGGTCGCGGTCGTCGTCGGCGTGGTCGGCGTCCTGCTGGGGGCGTTCTTCGCCACCGGTGTCCTGGGCGGCGGTGCCGACGCGCCGGTGGTGCCGGCGGCGGCCGGCACGCCCTCGACGGCCGAGGCCACCGCGCCGGCCAGCGAGCCCGCCCCGACCACACCGGCCGCGCCGCCGCCCACTCCCAGCGCCACCCCGAGTGTCGCGCCGGTCCCGCTCACCGGGCCGAAGGTGTTCCGTGGCGTCGCCGCGAACCGTTGCCTCGGGCTCGACGGCGGCGGCGAGAAGGCGGTCGCCCAGCTCGCCGACTGCACCGGCGGCCCCGAGCAGCGGTGGGTCGCCAATCCGGTCGGAGCGGACCTGGTGACGCTGACCAACGCGGCGACCGGGATGTGCCTCGACGTGGAGGGCGCCAGCGGCGACGACGGCGCGAAGCTCCAGCAGTACGGCTGCCACGGCCAGGCCAACCAGCAGTGGCGGTTGGTGCCCGTCGGCGGCGGGCGGGTGCTGCTCGCGGCGCTGCACAGCGGTCGCTGCGCCCAGGCCGACGACGCGGGCACCGACGCCGGCACCGACATCGAGCAGGTGACCTGCACGAGCGCACCCGAGCAGCAGTGGCGGCTCGGGTGA
- a CDS encoding DUF427 domain-containing protein: MPKAMWNDIVVAESDDTVLVEGNHYFPRSALRDDLVRESDTHTVCPWKGTASYYTLDHGGRTSPDAVWYYPDPKPEAEMVRDRVAFWKDVRVVD; encoded by the coding sequence ATGCCGAAGGCCATGTGGAACGACATCGTCGTCGCCGAGAGCGACGACACCGTGCTGGTCGAGGGGAACCACTACTTCCCGCGCTCGGCGCTGCGGGACGACCTGGTCCGCGAGTCCGACACCCACACCGTGTGCCCGTGGAAGGGCACCGCCTCCTACTACACCCTCGACCACGGGGGAAGGACCAGCCCGGACGCGGTCTGGTACTACCCCGACCCGAAGCCGGAGGCGGAGATGGTCCGCGACCGGGTGGCGTTCTGGAAGGACGTCCGGGTCGTCGACTGA